A stretch of Anas acuta chromosome 3, bAnaAcu1.1, whole genome shotgun sequence DNA encodes these proteins:
- the MAS1 gene encoding proto-oncogene Mas, protein MDESNITFHPSEGTENISMHRNISTQERVWEILTPLWVIMIISFLGFCENGIVLWCLCFQIKRNPFTAYITHLSIADISLLFCTFILSIEYIAGFGFAYGFYYYVTTTLSIVFLLGYNTGLYLLTAISIERCLSIVYPIWYRCHRSQHQSAIVCAILWTLSFLMTIAEYLTCKDDSTKEQFDEANHCQAMLIFTWILTFMIFIPLMILSSLILVIRIHRNSLRPHSSKLYIIIVATVIVFLIFAMPMRLLYLLNYHHWSSLLSQQNHVTIVLSTVNSSINPLVYFFVGSSKKKRFKESLKVVLSRALADGLRPRSQEVGMSLDIAETIF, encoded by the coding sequence ATGGATGAGTCAAACATAACGTTTCATCCCAGCGAAGGCACAGAGAACATCTCAatgcacagaaacatttctacACAGGAAAGGGTCTGGGAGATATTGACCCCACTTTGGGTAATTATGATCATCTCCTTCCTGGGTTTTTGTGAAAATGGAATTGTCCTCTGGTGCCTCTGCTTCCAGATCAAAAGAAACCCATTCACTGCGTACATCACACACCTGTCCATTGCTGACATCTCCTTACTGTTTTGTACATTTATTCTGTCAATTGAGTACATTGCTGGTTTTGGATTCGCATATGGTTTTTACTACTATGTAACCACCACACTGTCTATTGTCTTCCTTCTTGGATATAATACTGGTCTCTATCTCCTGACAGCCATCAGTATTGAGAGGTGTCTGTCTATTGTTTACCCCATCTGGTACCGATGCCACCGGTCACAGCACCAGTCAGCAATTGTGTGCGCAATTCTGTGGACTCTGTCTTTTCTGATGACAATAGCCGAGTATTTAACATGCAAAGATGATTCAACAAAAGAACAGTTTGATGAAGCCAACCATTGCCAAGCAATGCTCATCTTCACATGGATCCTGACTTTCATGATCTTCATTCCTCTAATGATTCTGTCCAGCCTGATCTTGGTTATCAGGATTCATCGTAACTCCCTGAGACCTCACTCGTCAAAGCTCTACATCATCATTGTGGCCACAGTCATTGTCTTCCTCATCTTTGCCATGCCTATGAGGCTGTTGTATCTTCTGAATTACCACCACTGGTCGTCTTTGCTCAGCCAGCAGAACCATGTCACCATTGTTCTCTCCACCGTTAACAGTAGCATCAACCCCCTTGTTTACTTCTTTGTAGGAAGCAGCAAGAAGAAGAGGTTCAAGGAAAGTCTCAAAGTGGTTCTTAGCAGAGCACTCGCGGATGGGTTGCGGCCGAGAAGCCAGGAAGTTGGCATGAGTTTGGATATCGCTGAAACGATTTTCTGA